One part of the Neoarius graeffei isolate fNeoGra1 chromosome 2, fNeoGra1.pri, whole genome shotgun sequence genome encodes these proteins:
- the LOC132872335 gene encoding ferritin, middle subunit-like, whose translation METSQIRQNYHRDCEAAVNKMVNLELYSSYTYTSMACYFTRDDVALEGFAHFFKENAHEEREHAEKFLSFQNKRGGRIFLQDVKKPERDEWGSGLEAMQCALQLEKTVNQALLDLHKLSTDNGDPHLCDFLESHYLNEQVETIKKLGDHITNLTKMDAANNRMAEYLFDKHTLGGRS comes from the exons ATGGAGACTTCTCAGATCCGTCAGAACTACCACCGCGACTGCGAGGCCGCCGTTAACAAGATGGTGAACCTGGAGCTTTACTCCTCCTACACCTACACCTCCATG GCCTGCTACTTTACTCGGGATGACGTCGCGCTCGAGGGTTTCGCGCATTTCTTCAAGGAGAACGCGCACGAGGAGCGCGAGCACGCGGAGAAGTTCCTGTCCTTCCAGAACAAGCGAGGCGGCCGCATTTTCCTCCAGGACGTCAAG AAACCAGAGCGTGATGAGTGGGGCAGTGGACTGGAGGCCATGCAGTGTGCTCTGCAGCTGGAGAAGACTGTGAACCAGGCTCTGCTGGACCTGCACAAGCTCTCCACTGATAATGGAGATCCTCAT CTCTGTGACTTCCTGGAGTCTCACTACCTGAATGAGCAGGTGGAAACCATAAAAAAACTGGGTGACCACATCACCAACCTCACAAAGATGGATGCTGCCAACAACCGTATGGCTGAGTACCTGTTTGATAAACACACCCTGGGAGGAAGGAGTTAA